Proteins found in one Zea mays cultivar B73 chromosome 1, Zm-B73-REFERENCE-NAM-5.0, whole genome shotgun sequence genomic segment:
- the LOC100277175 gene encoding uncharacterized protein LOC100277175 — translation MRQQRGGVGAGRREDDPVLLTRAVNRAFRFVRLAEFEIFFVLFFLIAFFLFKDLIIICRREERCTVGEGDACTCDLKITVRPIWERCHSLNTISYLSRSLI, via the exons ATGCGGCAGCAGCGGGGCGGGGTCGGGGCCGGGAGGAGGGAGGATGACCCGGTGCTCCTCACGAGAGCCGTCAACAGGGCGTTCCGCTTCGTCCGCCTCGCCGAGTTCGAGATCTTCTTCGTCCTCTTCTTCCTCATCGCCTTCTTTCTCTTCAAGGACCTC ATTATAATCTGTAGGAGAGAAGAACGCTGCACGGTGGGAGAAGGAGACGCTTGTACGTGCGATTTGAAGATAACTGTACGTCCGATTTGGGAAAG ATGTCACAGCCTCAATACAATCAGCTATTTGTCAAGAAGCCTGATCTAG
- the LOC100273360 gene encoding GDT1-like protein 4-like precursor codes for MHIRAVAAAAALVLLLALSVPAPVSAADQDANGAAGNGTGVGADRLDRRTKMFLHHTVRGAAAGAHDTGLGLLDAFFASLSMIVVSEIGDETFIIAALMAMRHPKSTVLSGALSALVVMTVLSTGLGRIVPNLISRKHTNSAATVLYAFFGLRLLYIAWRSDSKASQKKEIEEVEEKLEAGQGKSTFRRVFSRFCTPIFLESFVLTFLAEWGDRSQIATIALATHKNAVGVATGATLGHTICTSIAVVGGSMLASKISQGTVATVGGLLFLGFSLSSYFYPPL; via the exons ATGCATATacgcgccgtcgccgccgccgccgcacttGTCCTCCTCCTCGCCCTCTCCGTCCCCGCCCCCGTCTCCGCCGCCGACCAG GATGCTAATGGCGCTGCCGGGAATGGCACTGGCGTCGGCGCCGACCGCCTGGACCGCCGCACCAAG ATGTTCCTCCACCACACGGTGCGCGGGGCCGCGGCCGGGGCGCACGACACGGGGCTGGGgctcctcgacgccttcttcgccAGCCTGTCCATGATCGTCGTCAGCGAG ATTGGCGATGAGACGTTCATCATCGCGGCGCTGATGGCGATGCGGCACCCCAAGTCGACGGTGCTCTCGGGCGCACTGTCGGCGCTTGTAGTTATGACG GTGCTGTCTACTGGACTAGGCAGGATTGTTCCGAATTTGATATCGAGGAAGCACACTAACAGCGCGGCGACAG TCCTCTATGCATTTTTTGGGCTACGGCTCCTGTACATCGCTTGGAGGTCAGATTCCAAGGCATCACAGAAGAAGGAAATAGAAGAG GTAGAGGAAAAGCTGGAAGCAGGCCAAGGGAAGTCAACATTTCGACGTGTTTTCTCGAGATTCTGCACTCCTATTTTCCTGGAG TCATTTGTGTTGACCTTCTTGGCGGAGTGGGGCGACCGAAGTCAGATAGCTACAATAGCG CTGGCGACCCACAAGAACGCGGTCGGAGTCGCTACGGGAGCGACCTTGGGGCACACCATCTGCACGTCGATCGCGGTGGTGGGCGGCAGCATGCTGGCCTCCAAGATATCTCAGGGCACGGTCGCCACCGTCGGAGGCCTCCTCTTCCTTGGGTTCTCTCTTTCGTCGTATTTCTACCCGCCATTGTAG
- the LOC103645166 gene encoding MADS-box transcription factor 31, translated as MGRGKVELKKIENPTNRQVTFSKRQMGLFKKENEVAILCDAQIGVIVFSGSGRMYEYSSPPWRIASVFDRYLKAPSTRFEEMDIQQKIVQEMTRMKDERNRLRMIMAQYMAEDLASFSAQDLSNLEQQIEFSLYKVRLRKVTMH; from the exons ATGGGGCGTGGAAAAGTAGAGCTGAAGAAGATTGAGAATCCAACAAACCGCCAAGTTACCTTCTCCAAGAGGCAGATGGGGTTGTTCAAGAAGGAAAACGAGGTAGCCATTCTTTGTGATGCGCAAATCGGAGTCATCGTATTCTCTGGCAGTGGCAGGATGTACGAGTACTCTAGTCCTCCATGGAG AATAGCAAGCGTCTTTGACAGGTACCTGAAAGCCCCTAGCACCCGTTTCGAGGAGATGGACATCCAGCAG AAAATCGTCCAGGAGATGACTAGGATGAAGGATGAGAGGAACAGGCTGAGGATGATCATGGCGCAGTACATGGCGGAGGACCTGGCCTCGTTCTCCGCGCAGGATCTGAGCAACCTTGAGCAGCAGATCGAGTTCTCGCTGTACAAAGTTCGCCTCAGGAAGGTAACTATGCACTAA
- the LOC103642804 gene encoding uncharacterized protein: MEEKKDLLRKLTIVSIPFVFVAIPSVVIIVGMLSPHAAEPRAGSSSSGAAEAAPGQNHSVSMLSTMTGGQMILSCRAAFSGNWEYFHYFILDPYKPQRAFFQPQADPYILFCKWGYMGNFLQDVVVFNSSAAWAPRCRVDNGGCRYLFQDAHMFLITGKHGGDTEAHRVKVEETTEEQQTPAPAGPGPAPGPGPGPSPVPVPAPALVPSLAPSPASHQQRQEKTLIGDVLLRECRHLLGMFPTMCRRKPHSHPYVGKIIGRWRWWFNY; encoded by the coding sequence atggaggagaagaaggaccTGCTCCGCAAGCTGACGATCGTGTCGATCCCGTTCGTGTTCGTGGCGATCCCGTCGGTGGTGATCATCGTGGGCATGCTGTCACCGCACGCGGCGGAGCCCCGGGCggggtcgtcgtcgtcgggggcgGCGGAGGCGGCGCCGGGGCAGAACCACTCGGTGTCGATGCTGAGCACGATGACGGGGGGGCAGATGATCCTGAGCTGCCGCGCCGCCTTCTCGGGCAACTGGGAGTACTTCCACTACTTCATCCTGGACCCGTACAAGCCGCAGCGGGCCTTCTTCCAGCCGCAGGCCGACCCCTACATCCTCTTCTGCAAGTGGGGGTACATGGGCAACTTCCTCCAGGACGTCGTCGTCTTCAACAGCTCCGCCGCGTGGGCGCCGCGCTGCCGCGTCGACAACGGCGGATGCCGATACCTCTTCCAGGACGCCCACATGTTCCTCATCACCGGGAAGCACGGCGGCGACACCGAGGCACACAGGGTGAAGGTGGAGGAGACGACTGAGGAACAGCAGACGCCTGCACCTGCTGGTCCGGGGCCGGCTCCGGGTCCTGGTCCAGGTCCGAGTCCGGTTCCCGTTCCGGCTCCGGCACTAGTTCCGTCCCTGGCTCCGTCTCCGGCCTCCCACCAGCAGCGGCAGGAGAAGACGCTGATCGGGGACGTGCTGCTCAGGGAGTGCAGACACTTGCTTGGCATGTTCCCCACCATGTGCCGGAGAAAGCCACACAGCCACCCGTACGTCGGAAAAATCATCGgccggtggcggtggtggttcaaCTACTAG